One region of Cottoperca gobio chromosome 19, fCotGob3.1, whole genome shotgun sequence genomic DNA includes:
- the fbrs gene encoding autism susceptibility gene 2 protein homolog isoform X3, whose translation MEGPSRSTGFRQSRRSRSQRDRERRRRRVNLAEERATSLSSGSDREACGTNSVLGPGGRECRPGFGRHRPPRRRKRESVYCEEDIIDGFAIASFVSLEALEMDCSLKPSQRTDMLGRIKKGKRGPEENGGGPLSEEGAPHSYSSSCWNKSRNKRRKIENKDIMNRKENNKTNKTTGREKKNNNKNKHRGHPLETGYICDTESDTGDKASDNDMDPVFTVSTRKVVDPVPSNMATSMGKICPPLPARCGGISRLMVTPRVSGLERSQEKNLEQHFPEPVSSSISSAPFSCLSSPITASGTVPRSSPFNGNGSRHNGSPPLSKPKPFLTLPGRSHPIYNINRSNTPVKPPSSASSIASSSSSMRPPTPSTSVSVPYIRGSGPSGPLRPPSRASAGALFASSPGLPPPPPLLQGPGHSTAAEREGRRSVPGAENNAAAAGRSTPGGPSASNSGTGSSGRTSQNQPSIPPLAFQFHQHNHQHQHTHTHHFTPFLHPTATAPPLFDKYAGKMDGLYRHPFFPQYPPASVPSIQPVVPPTGPFSSLQGAFQPKGAGPDISARLGVVPHHLQPKDPRKPGKWCAMHVYVAWMILSHQKKVKLMQADPHKLDFRSDLLTRLPGAGGMGPLGPMGGALPPTHDLTRPPSLFSAAGAVNPSSAPFISPSTPHSSFLPPTAHLDPYGRSPPFTPLGALGSGAFGGLGSPTLAGSVFGPKDSPANVVGDLSTPNHHDPWNRLQDGPSGFAPGPSWPKGPDKRDERDRAKDVERRDSPHIKDEKDRDNMLYGRQPVRMSPVAPPFKPPSSTPVSHINGHSSALVGSTGPIEDLTRSVSRDRDRERDRDGDKRPQPTVSSRGPPSSSVADRDRPRSSSSSVLTTPPPSNRSAPSPLDLYPRPMAPTAHSLHNEPSHSQRDGNVPSSSAASAPVPSLPQNKKSDRTTTPVSKPPVLLPPVKVKEERKEEPEHIPITLPPPAPNHSFERPNSLPHHHRSGTPSSSSLSLTPTSGVPLMSHTPNPPSHQHPHHPHHPHHPHHQHQHHQQQQQHHQQQQQQHQQHQHQQHQQHQQLQQLQQLQHQHQQHQHQQHQHQQHQHHLSLLDRSRAIEAYLGSTGAAGLVMGPGGERFHHAPGQGPSQGPHSFTWDPWRELAAQQQHQHRREALALRSDPHLALRSDPHLARLLQHQRLLEAERAAAAANPHHPPTSTSSASASAVRQEFGLMAHHFDRPPHLGHPGGGLIDEDQRAQILREDFERARYFGMHPHIPPGSHLSGPSHAATAAHLEQLHSGLLSHSLPHGASPASQHHAGLFARLGQLNQHHVPNGILTKTPAGLVGALAMGAPPPLIPSITSRSSTPPRRLGGPAELALYSIHKDGESR comes from the exons ATGGACTGCTCCCTGAAGCCCAGTCAGCGCACCGACATGCTGGGAAGGATAAAGAAGGGGAAAAGAGGGCCAGAGGAGAATGGTGGAGGGCCGCTGTCTGAGGAGGGAGCCCCGCACAGCTACTCTAGCAGCTGTTGGAACAAGAGCAGAAATAAGAGGAGAAAGATTGAG aacaaagacatcatgaacagaaaagaaaacaataaaactaataaaacaacaggacgggaaaaaaagaataataataaaaataaacacagg GGACACCCTTTGGAGACTGGCTACATT TGCGACACTGAGAGTGATACAGGAGATAAG GCCTCCGACAACGACATGGACCCAGTCTTCACAGTCAGTACGAGGAAAG TTGTGGACCCTGTCCCCTCAAACATGGCCACATCCATGGGCAAAATCTGCCCGCCTCTTCCGGCCCGTTGTGGTGGCATCTCGCGGTTGATGGTGACCCCGAGAGTATCTGGCCTGGAGCGAAGTCAGGAGAAAAACTTGGAGCAGCATTTCCCAGAgcctgtttcttcttctatctcttCTGCCCCCTTCTCTTGCCTATCTTCCCCGATCACAGCCTCGGGCACTGTCCCCCGGTCCAGCCCGTTCAACGGAAACGGCAGCCGCCACAACGGCAGCCCGCCACTCTCCAAACCCAAACCCTTCCTCACTTTGCCTGGACGATCTCACCCCATTTACAACATCAACAG gAGCAACACCCCAGTCAAGCCTCCCTCATCTGCTTCATCTATtgcctcttcctcatcctccatGCGCCCCCCAACACCCTCCACCAGTGTGTCGGTGCCCTACATCAGGGGCTCAGGACCCTCGGGACCTCTCCGACCCCCATCCCGAGCCAGCGCTGGGGCTTTGTTTGCTTCCTCACCTggtcttcctccccctccccctctgctACAAGGTCCTGGTCATTCGACAGCAGCAG AGCGCGAGGGCAGACGCAGCGTTCCAGGGGCTGAAAATAATGCAGCAGCTGCGGGCCGCTCCACTCCTGGTGGTCCATCAGCATCCAACTCCGGCACAGGTTCATCAGGCCGAACGTCTCAGAACCAGCCGAGCATCCCGCCTCTGGCCTTCCAGTTCCATCAGCACAACCACCAGCaccaacacacgcacacgcaccacTTCACGCCCTTCCTGCACCCCACAGCCACGGCACCTCCTCTG TTTGATAAGTATGCAGGCAAGATGGACGGGCTGTACCGACACCCT TTCTTCCCACAATACCCGCCGGCCTCAGTGCCGAGTATCCAACCTGTGGTTCCTCCCACTGGGCCGTTCAGCTCCTTGCAAGGAGCATTTCAGCCAAAG GGTGCGGGTCCTGATATATCCGCACGACTTGGGGTTGTGCCTCACCACCTGCAGCCCAAAGACCCCAGG AAACCAGGAAAGTGGTGTGCTATGCATGTATATGTGGCCTGGATGATTCTAAGCCATCAGAAAAAAGTGAag CTGATGCAGGCTGATCCTCACAAGTTGGACTTCCGTAGTGACCTGTTGACCCGTCTTCCTGGAGCTGGAGGAATGGGCCCCCTGGGGCCGATGGGAGGAGCCTTGCCTCCCACTCATGATCTGACCAGACCTCCCAGTTTGTTCTCAGCTGCAG GGGCAGTCAATCCGTCCTCTGCTCCTTTCATCTCTCCATCAACGCCCCACTCATCTTTCCTCCCACCAACTGCACACTTGG ATCCGTATGGCCGATCCCCACCCTTCACCCCACTGGGAGCCCTTGGTTCTGGTGCCTTTGGAGGACTTGGCAGCCCAACACTGG CAGGATCTGTGTTTGGCCCTAAAGATTCTCCAGCTAATGTGGTCGGAGATTTGTCCACCCCCAACCATCACGACCCATGGAACCGTCTACAAGACGGCCCATCTGGGTTTGCACCTGGTCCCAGTTGGCCTAAAGGGCCAGACAAGCGGGACGAGAGGGATCGCGCGAAAGAcgtggagaggagagacagccCCCACATCAAGGATGAAAAGGACAG AGACAATATGCTGTATGGCCGACAACCTGTGAGAATGTCTCCAGTTGCCCCTCCCTTCAAGCCCCCCAGTAGCACCCCAGTCTCCCACATTAATGGCCACAGCAGTGCCCTTGTGGGCAGCACTGGGCCCATTGAGGATTTGACACGCAGCGTAAGTAGAGACAGAGACCGCGAGCGAGACAGAGATGGGGACAAGAGGCCGCAGCCAACAGTGTCTTCACGGGGACCTCCTTCATCTTCAgtagcagacagagacagaccacgctcttcctcttcttctgtgctCACCACTCCCCCACCCTCCAACCGCTCGGCCCCATCTCCTCTGGACCTTTACCCCCGCCCGATGGCCCCGACAGCACACAGCCTCCACAACGAACCCTCACATTCCCAAAGAGACGGTAACGTCCCTTCTTCCTCTGCAGCATCTGCCCCTGTCCCTTCTTTACCTCAGAACAAGAAGTCTGACCGGACCACGACACCCGTCTCCAAACCTCCCGTGCTCCTCCCGCCAGTTAAAGTCAAAGAGGAGCGGAAAGAGGAGCCGGAGCATATCCCCATCACGCTGCCTCCCCCAGCACCCAACCACAGCTTTGAGCGCCCCAACAGCCTTCCACACCACCATCGTTCTGGtactccttcctcctcctctctatcACTGACTCCCACTTCTGGTGTTCCCCTCATGTCGCACACTCCAAATCCTCCTTCGCACCAACACCCACACCACCCACACCACCCACACCACCCacaccaccaacaccaacaccatcaacaacaacaacaacaccatcaacaacaacaacaacaacaccaacagcaccagcaccaacagcaccagcagcaccaacaACTCCAACAACTCCAACAACTCCAACATCAACACCAACAACAtcaacaccaacaacaccaacaccaacaacaccaacaccaccTCTCCCTGCTGGACCGCTCCAGGGCCATTGAAGCGTATCTGGGCAGCACAGGTGCTGCAGGTCTGGTGATGGGTCCAGGAGGAGAACGTTTCCACCATGCTCCAGGACAAGGGCCGTCGCAAGGTCCACACAGCTTCACCTGGGATCCCTGGAGGGAGCTGGCGGCTCAGCAGCAACATCAGCATCGCAGGGAGGCTTTGGCACTTCGCTCAGACCCTCACCTCGCCCTGCGATCCGACCCACATCTGGCCCGTCTGCTCCAGCATCAGCGCCTTCTGGAGGCAGAAAGGGCAGCTGCGGCAGCCAACCCTCACCACCCTCCGACGTCTACCTCTTCTGCCTCCGCCTCTGCTGTCCGCCAGGAGTTCGGCCTAATGGCGCATCACTTCGACCGCCCTCCTCACCTCGGACACCCAGGAGGAGGGCTGATCGATGAGGATCAGCGTGCCCAGATCCTGAGGGAAGACTTTGAGAGGGCTCGCTACTTTGGGATGCACCCACACATCCCCCCTGGGTCTCACCTCTCAGGCCCCTCTCATGCTGCTACTGCCGCTCACCTGGAGCAGCTCCACTCCGGCCTTCTCTCCCACTCGCTCCCCCACGGAGCCTCTCCTGCTTCCCAGCACCACGCTGGCCTCTTTGCCCGTCTTGGTCAGCTGAACCAGCACCACGTGCCCAACGGTATCCTGACAAAGACCCCTGCAGGCTTGGTGGGAGCTCTGGCGATGGGGGCGCCGCCTCCGCTCATTCCGTCCATCACCAGCCGGTCGTCCACGCCTCCCCGTAGACTTGGAGGACCAGCTGAGCTGGCACTGTACAGCATCCACAAAGACGGAGAGTCCAGATAG
- the fbrs gene encoding autism susceptibility gene 2 protein homolog isoform X4, which produces MEGPSRSTGFRQSRRSRSQRDRERRRRRVNLAEERATSLSSGSDREACGTNSVLGPGGRECRPGFGRHRPPRRRKRESVYCEEDIIDGFAIASFVSLEALEMDCSLKPSQRTDMLGRIKKGKRGPEENGGGPLSEEGAPHSYSSSCWNKSRNKRRKIEGHPLETGYICDTESDTGDKASDNDMDPVFTVSTRKVVDPVPSNMATSMGKICPPLPARCGGISRLMVTPRVSGLERSQEKNLEQHFPEPVSSSISSAPFSCLSSPITASGTVPRSSPFNGNGSRHNGSPPLSKPKPFLTLPGRSHPIYNINRSNTPVKPPSSASSIASSSSSMRPPTPSTSVSVPYIRGSGPSGPLRPPSRASAGALFASSPGLPPPPPLLQGPGHSTAADQELLRQNLNSHFLNSQEREGRRSVPGAENNAAAAGRSTPGGPSASNSGTGSSGRTSQNQPSIPPLAFQFHQHNHQHQHTHTHHFTPFLHPTATAPPLFDKYAGKMDGLYRHPFFPQYPPASVPSIQPVVPPTGPFSSLQGAFQPKGAGPDISARLGVVPHHLQPKDPRKPGKWCAMHVYVAWMILSHQKKVKLMQADPHKLDFRSDLLTRLPGAGGMGPLGPMGGALPPTHDLTRPPSLFSAAGAVNPSSAPFISPSTPHSSFLPPTAHLDPYGRSPPFTPLGALGSGAFGGLGSPTLAGSVFGPKDSPANVVGDLSTPNHHDPWNRLQDGPSGFAPGPSWPKGPDKRDERDRAKDVERRDSPHIKDEKDRDNMLYGRQPVRMSPVAPPFKPPSSTPVSHINGHSSALVGSTGPIEDLTRSVSRDRDRERDRDGDKRPQPTVSSRGPPSSSVADRDRPRSSSSSVLTTPPPSNRSAPSPLDLYPRPMAPTAHSLHNEPSHSQRDGNVPSSSAASAPVPSLPQNKKSDRTTTPVSKPPVLLPPVKVKEERKEEPEHIPITLPPPAPNHSFERPNSLPHHHRSGTPSSSSLSLTPTSGVPLMSHTPNPPSHQHPHHPHHPHHPHHQHQHHQQQQQHHQQQQQQHQQHQHQQHQQHQQLQQLQQLQHQHQQHQHQQHQHQQHQHHLSLLDRSRAIEAYLGSTGAAGLVMGPGGERFHHAPGQGPSQGPHSFTWDPWRELAAQQQHQHRREALALRSDPHLALRSDPHLARLLQHQRLLEAERAAAAANPHHPPTSTSSASASAVRQEFGLMAHHFDRPPHLGHPGGGLIDEDQRAQILREDFERARYFGMHPHIPPGSHLSGPSHAATAAHLEQLHSGLLSHSLPHGASPASQHHAGLFARLGQLNQHHVPNGILTKTPAGLVGALAMGAPPPLIPSITSRSSTPPRRLGGPAELALYSIHKDGESR; this is translated from the exons ATGGACTGCTCCCTGAAGCCCAGTCAGCGCACCGACATGCTGGGAAGGATAAAGAAGGGGAAAAGAGGGCCAGAGGAGAATGGTGGAGGGCCGCTGTCTGAGGAGGGAGCCCCGCACAGCTACTCTAGCAGCTGTTGGAACAAGAGCAGAAATAAGAGGAGAAAGATTGAG GGACACCCTTTGGAGACTGGCTACATT TGCGACACTGAGAGTGATACAGGAGATAAG GCCTCCGACAACGACATGGACCCAGTCTTCACAGTCAGTACGAGGAAAG TTGTGGACCCTGTCCCCTCAAACATGGCCACATCCATGGGCAAAATCTGCCCGCCTCTTCCGGCCCGTTGTGGTGGCATCTCGCGGTTGATGGTGACCCCGAGAGTATCTGGCCTGGAGCGAAGTCAGGAGAAAAACTTGGAGCAGCATTTCCCAGAgcctgtttcttcttctatctcttCTGCCCCCTTCTCTTGCCTATCTTCCCCGATCACAGCCTCGGGCACTGTCCCCCGGTCCAGCCCGTTCAACGGAAACGGCAGCCGCCACAACGGCAGCCCGCCACTCTCCAAACCCAAACCCTTCCTCACTTTGCCTGGACGATCTCACCCCATTTACAACATCAACAG gAGCAACACCCCAGTCAAGCCTCCCTCATCTGCTTCATCTATtgcctcttcctcatcctccatGCGCCCCCCAACACCCTCCACCAGTGTGTCGGTGCCCTACATCAGGGGCTCAGGACCCTCGGGACCTCTCCGACCCCCATCCCGAGCCAGCGCTGGGGCTTTGTTTGCTTCCTCACCTggtcttcctccccctccccctctgctACAAGGTCCTGGTCATTCGACAGCAGCAG ACCAAGAATTACTGCGTCAAAACCTAAACTCCCACTTCTTGAATTCACAAGAGCGCGAGGGCAGACGCAGCGTTCCAGGGGCTGAAAATAATGCAGCAGCTGCGGGCCGCTCCACTCCTGGTGGTCCATCAGCATCCAACTCCGGCACAGGTTCATCAGGCCGAACGTCTCAGAACCAGCCGAGCATCCCGCCTCTGGCCTTCCAGTTCCATCAGCACAACCACCAGCaccaacacacgcacacgcaccacTTCACGCCCTTCCTGCACCCCACAGCCACGGCACCTCCTCTG TTTGATAAGTATGCAGGCAAGATGGACGGGCTGTACCGACACCCT TTCTTCCCACAATACCCGCCGGCCTCAGTGCCGAGTATCCAACCTGTGGTTCCTCCCACTGGGCCGTTCAGCTCCTTGCAAGGAGCATTTCAGCCAAAG GGTGCGGGTCCTGATATATCCGCACGACTTGGGGTTGTGCCTCACCACCTGCAGCCCAAAGACCCCAGG AAACCAGGAAAGTGGTGTGCTATGCATGTATATGTGGCCTGGATGATTCTAAGCCATCAGAAAAAAGTGAag CTGATGCAGGCTGATCCTCACAAGTTGGACTTCCGTAGTGACCTGTTGACCCGTCTTCCTGGAGCTGGAGGAATGGGCCCCCTGGGGCCGATGGGAGGAGCCTTGCCTCCCACTCATGATCTGACCAGACCTCCCAGTTTGTTCTCAGCTGCAG GGGCAGTCAATCCGTCCTCTGCTCCTTTCATCTCTCCATCAACGCCCCACTCATCTTTCCTCCCACCAACTGCACACTTGG ATCCGTATGGCCGATCCCCACCCTTCACCCCACTGGGAGCCCTTGGTTCTGGTGCCTTTGGAGGACTTGGCAGCCCAACACTGG CAGGATCTGTGTTTGGCCCTAAAGATTCTCCAGCTAATGTGGTCGGAGATTTGTCCACCCCCAACCATCACGACCCATGGAACCGTCTACAAGACGGCCCATCTGGGTTTGCACCTGGTCCCAGTTGGCCTAAAGGGCCAGACAAGCGGGACGAGAGGGATCGCGCGAAAGAcgtggagaggagagacagccCCCACATCAAGGATGAAAAGGACAG AGACAATATGCTGTATGGCCGACAACCTGTGAGAATGTCTCCAGTTGCCCCTCCCTTCAAGCCCCCCAGTAGCACCCCAGTCTCCCACATTAATGGCCACAGCAGTGCCCTTGTGGGCAGCACTGGGCCCATTGAGGATTTGACACGCAGCGTAAGTAGAGACAGAGACCGCGAGCGAGACAGAGATGGGGACAAGAGGCCGCAGCCAACAGTGTCTTCACGGGGACCTCCTTCATCTTCAgtagcagacagagacagaccacgctcttcctcttcttctgtgctCACCACTCCCCCACCCTCCAACCGCTCGGCCCCATCTCCTCTGGACCTTTACCCCCGCCCGATGGCCCCGACAGCACACAGCCTCCACAACGAACCCTCACATTCCCAAAGAGACGGTAACGTCCCTTCTTCCTCTGCAGCATCTGCCCCTGTCCCTTCTTTACCTCAGAACAAGAAGTCTGACCGGACCACGACACCCGTCTCCAAACCTCCCGTGCTCCTCCCGCCAGTTAAAGTCAAAGAGGAGCGGAAAGAGGAGCCGGAGCATATCCCCATCACGCTGCCTCCCCCAGCACCCAACCACAGCTTTGAGCGCCCCAACAGCCTTCCACACCACCATCGTTCTGGtactccttcctcctcctctctatcACTGACTCCCACTTCTGGTGTTCCCCTCATGTCGCACACTCCAAATCCTCCTTCGCACCAACACCCACACCACCCACACCACCCACACCACCCacaccaccaacaccaacaccatcaacaacaacaacaacaccatcaacaacaacaacaacaacaccaacagcaccagcaccaacagcaccagcagcaccaacaACTCCAACAACTCCAACAACTCCAACATCAACACCAACAACAtcaacaccaacaacaccaacaccaacaacaccaacaccaccTCTCCCTGCTGGACCGCTCCAGGGCCATTGAAGCGTATCTGGGCAGCACAGGTGCTGCAGGTCTGGTGATGGGTCCAGGAGGAGAACGTTTCCACCATGCTCCAGGACAAGGGCCGTCGCAAGGTCCACACAGCTTCACCTGGGATCCCTGGAGGGAGCTGGCGGCTCAGCAGCAACATCAGCATCGCAGGGAGGCTTTGGCACTTCGCTCAGACCCTCACCTCGCCCTGCGATCCGACCCACATCTGGCCCGTCTGCTCCAGCATCAGCGCCTTCTGGAGGCAGAAAGGGCAGCTGCGGCAGCCAACCCTCACCACCCTCCGACGTCTACCTCTTCTGCCTCCGCCTCTGCTGTCCGCCAGGAGTTCGGCCTAATGGCGCATCACTTCGACCGCCCTCCTCACCTCGGACACCCAGGAGGAGGGCTGATCGATGAGGATCAGCGTGCCCAGATCCTGAGGGAAGACTTTGAGAGGGCTCGCTACTTTGGGATGCACCCACACATCCCCCCTGGGTCTCACCTCTCAGGCCCCTCTCATGCTGCTACTGCCGCTCACCTGGAGCAGCTCCACTCCGGCCTTCTCTCCCACTCGCTCCCCCACGGAGCCTCTCCTGCTTCCCAGCACCACGCTGGCCTCTTTGCCCGTCTTGGTCAGCTGAACCAGCACCACGTGCCCAACGGTATCCTGACAAAGACCCCTGCAGGCTTGGTGGGAGCTCTGGCGATGGGGGCGCCGCCTCCGCTCATTCCGTCCATCACCAGCCGGTCGTCCACGCCTCCCCGTAGACTTGGAGGACCAGCTGAGCTGGCACTGTACAGCATCCACAAAGACGGAGAGTCCAGATAG